One window of the Canis aureus isolate CA01 chromosome 1, VMU_Caureus_v.1.0, whole genome shotgun sequence genome contains the following:
- the SPRED3 gene encoding sprouty-related, EVH1 domain-containing protein 3 isoform X5, with translation MSSRRACWLHWLRWGEDTAETPCPLTSHVDSESSSSHSRQETPPTTAAATIITVESASGFGPATSPQRRRSSAQSYPPLLPFTGIPEPSEPLAGAGGPGWGGRGYEDYRRAGPPAPLALSTCVVRFAKTGALRGAALGPPAALPAPLSEAAPPAPPARPPPGPGPAPAPAKASPEAEEAARCVHCRALFRRRADGRGGRCAEAPDPGRLLVRRLSCLWCAESLLYHCLSDAEGDFSDPCACEPGHPRPAARWAALAALSLAVPCLCCYAPLRACHWVAARCGCAGCGGRHEEAAR, from the exons TCCCACGTGGACAGCgagtcctcctccagtcacagccgcCAGGAGACGCCTCCCACCACCGCGGCGGCCACTATCATCACCGTGGAGTCCGCTTCTGGCTTCGGGCCGGCTACGTCCCCCCAGCGCCGCCGCTCCTCCGCGCAG AGCTACCCTCCGCTCCTACCGTTCACGGGGATTCCGGAGCCCTCAGAGCCCCTGGCCGGGGCAGGGGGCCCGGGCTGGGGCGGCCGTGGCTATGAGGATTACCGGCGCGCCGGGCCGCCCGCGCCCCTCGCCCTGTCCACCTGCGTCGTGCGCTTCGCCAAGACCGGCGCGTTGAGGGGCGCAGCGCTGGGGCCCCCCGCCGCGCTACCCGCCCCTCTCTCCGAGGCTgcgcccccagcgccccccgctcgcccacccccgggccccgggcctgCCCCCGCGCCCGCCAAGGCCTCCCCCGAGGCGGAGGAGGCGGCGCGCTGCGTGCACTGCCGGGCGCTCTTCCGCCGCCGGGCCGACGGGCGCGGGGGCCGCTGCGCCGAGGCCCCGGACCCGGGTCGCCTGCTGGTGCGCCGGCTCAGCTGCCTGTGGTGCGCCGAGAGCTTGCTCTACCACTGCCTGTCGGACGCCGAGGGCGACTTCTCGGACCCGTGCGCCTGCGAGCCGGGCcacccgcgccccgccgcgcgctGGGCCGCGCTGGCCGCGCTCTCCCTGGCCGTGCCCTGCCTCTGCTGCTATGCGCCCCTGCGCGCCTGCCACTGGGTCGCGGCGCGGTGCGGCTGCGCAGGCTGCGGGGGGCGCCACGAGGAGGCG